From Rutidosis leptorrhynchoides isolate AG116_Rl617_1_P2 chromosome 3, CSIRO_AGI_Rlap_v1, whole genome shotgun sequence, a single genomic window includes:
- the LOC139901385 gene encoding uncharacterized protein, which produces MKINVSKSNIYGLGVNIEEVDAFAYDEGCNRGNFLFTYLGLPLGASMKRVNSWKPMVDRFRKWLVRWKSNLLSIGGRPTLIKSVLGSLGICFFLSLFKFSESVITVLESMRAKILGMVKTGSARYIGLSGTKYYPHVKRVA; this is translated from the coding sequence ATGAAGATCAATGTAAGTAAATCAAACATCTACGGTTTGGGTGTTAATATTGAAGAGGTTGATGCGTTTGCTTATGATGAAGGTTGCAACAGAGGCAACTTTCTGTTTACGTATTTGGGGTTACCTTTGGGTGCATCTATGAAAAGAGTCAATAGTTGGAAACCTATGGTAGACCGCTTTAGAAAATGGCTAGTCAGATGGAAATCCAATTTACTCTCGATCGGTGGTCGTCCTACTCTCATTAAAAGCGTATTGGGAAGTCTAGGTATATGTTTTTTTTTATCTCTTTTTAAATTCTCGGAATCCGTTATTACTGTTCTTGAAAGCATGCGAGCTAAAATTTTAGGGATGGTAAAAACGGGGAGCGCAAGATACATTGGATTAAGTGGGACCAAGTACTATCCTCATGTGAAAAGGGTGGCTTAG